Proteins encoded in a region of the Vicia villosa cultivar HV-30 ecotype Madison, WI linkage group LG5, Vvil1.0, whole genome shotgun sequence genome:
- the LOC131607395 gene encoding uncharacterized protein LOC131607395, producing the protein MRNVRLKWEAKGTRPRWIGEDIFPKLIDHWNSDKFKEISEQAKKNRASEVGGCNYAAGSISVAEVARRMREELGRTPLLNELHMETHLKRNGEFIDERAKITQENFDKELALKLSEHPEIPEPPPGYPVDPSIGFQTWYKVSGGKKKNGRVYCAGGYSKNIKRRSRDFKMRYADGEGSSTPPILTAEMLETVRNLANTEAAQQVAARNLEIEEMKRKQLEMQEEMQRRERELREEMRREFQEELRRQAQEYQEAMRIANERSQRFDQFFASQNMGGGGFGGTSGYGGADEEEEEQDGGNN; encoded by the exons ATGAGGAATGTTAGACTGAAATGGGAAGCAAAAGGGACACGTCCACGTTGGATAGGAGAAGATATATTCCCAAAGCTTATTGATCATTGGAATTCTGATAAGTTTAAGGAAATATCGGAGCaggcaaagaaaaatagagcatCTGAAGTTGGTGGCTGCAACTACGCAGCAGGAAGTATTAGTGTGGCTGAAGTTGCGCGAAGAATg cgTGAAGAATTAGGCAGAACTCCACTTCTTAATGAGCTTCACATGGAGACTCATCTCAAGAGAAATGGAGAGTTTATTGACGAGCGCGCAAAAATCACACAA gaGAATTTTGATAAAGAACTTGCCCTAAAGTTGTCAGAGCATCCTGAAATACCTGAACCACCACCGGGGTATCCTGTTGACCCTAGTATTGGTTTTCAAACTTGGTATAAGGTTTCAGgtggaaagaagaaaaatgggaGAGTGTATTGTGCTGGAGGGTATTCCAAAAATATCAAGCGGCGTAGTAGAGATTTCAAAATGAGATATGCTGATGGAGAAGGATCATCCACTCCACCTATATTAACCGCTGAAATGCTTGAAACTGTGAGAAACTTGGCAAATACTGAGGCAGCACAACAAGTAGCAGCaagaaatttggaaattgaagagatgaagagaaaacaattagagatgcaggaggaaatgcaaagaagagaaagagaattacGGGAAGAAATGAGGAGAGAATTTCAGGAAGAATTGAGGAGGCAGGCACAAGAGTATCAAGAAGCAATGCGAATTGCAAATGAGCGGTCACAAAGGTTTGATCAATTTTTTGCTTCACAGAATATGGGTGGTGGTGGATTTGGAGGAACTAGTGGATATGGAGGAGctgatgaagaagaggaggaacaaGATGGGGGGAATAATTAA